One Mycolicibacterium fortuitum subsp. fortuitum genomic window carries:
- a CDS encoding histidine phosphatase family protein, translating to MDRHNKFDNGAAPAVRRRSRTTWKGLGIVLTAFGFFVMSVLPAWAAENMRVTFVRHGQSAGNTSGNIDTSTPGPSLTPLGREQAQAVVDRLGDNNYDAIYASQMIRTQQTAEPMSAYLGLPIQVLPGLQEIEAGDYEGMPESGALDGYLQAPIAWAFAGQLGARIPGSIDGNEFDARVDGALKTMYDKGDRNVIVFSHGGTIMFWTMMNAKNLTLAEKGMLLSQHALGNTDYVVIEGNPEDGWTLVDWNGQRFSPEPTFGHEVGVQVRTLTRQLEAATKQVTDSFATGDVIKVATAINRGVAEAAFSVAKFNRAVNAEVIKRVDKIIGKVGTPAPEPVSERTDKASETGGGAVQNTGSATDMLKPLDVAVSDPKEQALESSGPDRSSLTEKVTSAVRNKATTDLTDGNMVRPGKAFAETKRAGEQARAGVSDVAGQLRSTVKSSVTGLKDAAKKVSEMSVRQALRAAAPLPGSRRQRRPRIRTASSNSKEMKSAPSVARRGPILSSVVRPDSVQVVAQHL from the coding sequence ATGGACCGACACAACAAGTTCGACAACGGCGCCGCGCCCGCTGTGCGTCGCCGTTCGAGAACGACATGGAAAGGCCTGGGCATCGTGCTGACCGCCTTCGGCTTTTTCGTGATGTCCGTGCTACCCGCGTGGGCCGCCGAGAACATGCGGGTCACTTTCGTGCGGCACGGCCAGTCCGCAGGCAACACGTCGGGGAACATCGACACCTCGACGCCAGGTCCTTCGCTCACCCCGCTGGGGCGCGAGCAGGCTCAGGCGGTGGTCGACAGGCTGGGGGACAACAACTACGACGCCATCTATGCATCGCAGATGATCCGCACCCAACAGACCGCGGAACCGATGTCGGCCTACCTGGGTCTGCCGATCCAGGTGCTCCCAGGCCTGCAGGAAATCGAGGCGGGCGACTACGAGGGCATGCCAGAGAGCGGAGCACTCGACGGCTACCTCCAGGCCCCGATCGCCTGGGCGTTCGCCGGTCAACTCGGCGCGCGAATCCCGGGATCGATCGACGGCAACGAGTTCGACGCGCGCGTCGACGGCGCATTGAAGACCATGTACGACAAGGGCGATCGCAACGTCATCGTGTTCTCGCACGGCGGCACCATCATGTTCTGGACCATGATGAACGCCAAGAATCTCACGCTGGCGGAGAAGGGCATGCTGCTGAGCCAGCATGCGCTGGGCAACACCGACTACGTCGTCATCGAGGGAAACCCCGAGGACGGCTGGACGCTGGTGGACTGGAACGGCCAGCGGTTCAGTCCCGAGCCCACATTCGGACACGAGGTGGGTGTACAGGTGCGTACGTTGACCCGCCAGCTCGAAGCCGCGACGAAACAGGTGACGGACTCGTTCGCCACCGGTGACGTGATCAAGGTCGCGACGGCGATCAACCGCGGTGTGGCCGAGGCCGCCTTCTCGGTGGCCAAGTTCAACCGTGCAGTCAATGCCGAGGTCATCAAGCGCGTCGACAAGATCATCGGCAAGGTGGGGACCCCGGCGCCCGAACCGGTGTCCGAGCGCACCGACAAGGCGTCCGAGACAGGCGGGGGCGCTGTCCAGAACACCGGTTCGGCCACCGACATGCTGAAGCCGCTCGACGTTGCGGTGTCCGACCCCAAGGAGCAAGCGCTGGAGTCGTCCGGGCCTGACCGCAGCAGCCTGACCGAGAAGGTGACGTCCGCGGTGCGCAACAAGGCGACAACCGATCTGACCGACGGCAACATGGTCAGGCCCGGTAAGGCCTTCGCCGAGACCAAGCGCGCCGGCGAGCAGGCTCGTGCCGGGGTTTCCGATGTCGCCGGTCAGCTGAGGTCGACGGTGAAGTCCTCGGTCACCGGCCTCAAGGACGCCGCGAAGAAGGTGTCCGAGATGTCGGTGCGGCAAGCGCTTCGCGCGGCAGCACCGCTTCCGGGAAGCCGTCGGCAAAGGCGTCCGCGGATTCGGACGGCAAGTAGTAACAGCAAGGAGATGAAATCGGCCCCCTCCGTAGCACGGAGGGGGCCGATCTTGTCGTCTGTTGTGCGACCGGACTCAGTCCAGGTAGTCGCGCAGCACCTGTGA
- a CDS encoding flavin-containing monooxygenase, which yields MTAQAAPSGTAEKTSSEVDVVVVGAGFAGLYALHRFREQGLSVRVFEAADGVGGVWYWNRYPGARCDVESVDYSYSFDKDLEQEWNWTEKYATQPEILAYLNHVADRFDLRRDISFGTRVTDMVLDEKTLRWQVRTDRGDVVSTRFCILAVGPLSNANIPAIEGLESFAGEVYHTAHWPHEGVDFTGKRVGVIGTGSSGIQAIPHIAKEAEQLYVFQRTPNYSVPAGNIPLDEQTRAAQKAGYAERRRLSMLSGGGSPHQPHPKSALEVSAEERQQTYERRWQLGGVLFSKAFPDQLVTIEANDTARLFWEQKVRAVIDDPAVADVLIPKDHPIGAKRICTDDNYFQTFNRDNVSLVNLRATPIERIDPSGLDTTDAHYDLDALVLATGFDAMTGSVQKLNVVGRGGRTLNEAWAEGPVTYLGLGVPGFPNVFNIAGPGAPSVLANMVLHSELHLNWVADAIAYLDAHGAAAIEAREDAAAEWVAECTRRAAETLMPQANSWYLGANIPGKPRVFMPFVGGFGVYGEIIADVAAAGYKGFDIHQDLTG from the coding sequence GTGACAGCGCAGGCAGCTCCGTCGGGTACCGCCGAGAAAACGTCTTCCGAGGTGGATGTCGTCGTGGTGGGAGCCGGCTTCGCCGGGCTGTACGCGCTGCATCGCTTTCGGGAGCAAGGCCTTTCGGTCCGAGTCTTCGAAGCGGCCGACGGCGTGGGCGGGGTCTGGTACTGGAACCGTTATCCCGGCGCCAGGTGCGATGTCGAAAGCGTCGATTACTCCTACTCCTTCGACAAGGACCTCGAGCAGGAGTGGAACTGGACCGAGAAGTACGCCACCCAGCCGGAGATCCTGGCCTACCTCAACCATGTTGCCGACCGGTTCGACCTGCGACGCGACATCTCGTTCGGCACGAGGGTCACCGATATGGTGCTCGACGAGAAGACGCTGCGCTGGCAGGTCCGTACCGACCGCGGTGACGTGGTTTCCACACGGTTCTGCATCCTGGCGGTCGGCCCGCTGTCCAACGCGAACATCCCTGCGATCGAGGGTCTCGAATCGTTTGCGGGCGAGGTCTATCACACCGCCCACTGGCCGCACGAGGGGGTTGACTTCACCGGCAAGCGGGTCGGTGTGATCGGCACCGGATCTTCGGGCATCCAAGCGATTCCGCACATCGCGAAGGAAGCCGAACAGCTCTACGTCTTCCAGCGCACCCCGAACTACAGCGTGCCGGCCGGCAACATTCCGCTCGACGAGCAGACGCGGGCTGCGCAGAAGGCCGGGTACGCCGAGCGTCGCAGGCTCTCGATGCTCAGCGGCGGCGGCTCACCACACCAGCCCCATCCCAAGTCCGCCCTGGAGGTCTCCGCCGAGGAACGGCAGCAGACCTATGAGCGGCGGTGGCAACTGGGCGGGGTGTTGTTCTCCAAGGCCTTCCCGGACCAGCTGGTCACCATCGAGGCCAACGACACCGCGCGGTTGTTCTGGGAGCAGAAGGTTCGCGCCGTGATCGACGATCCCGCGGTGGCCGATGTGCTGATCCCCAAGGACCATCCGATCGGCGCGAAGCGTATCTGCACCGACGACAACTACTTCCAGACCTTCAACCGGGACAATGTCTCGCTGGTGAATCTGCGGGCGACACCGATCGAGCGGATCGACCCGTCGGGCCTCGACACCACCGACGCGCATTACGACCTCGATGCGTTGGTGCTGGCCACCGGATTCGACGCGATGACCGGTTCGGTCCAGAAGCTCAACGTGGTGGGCCGGGGTGGGCGAACCCTCAACGAAGCGTGGGCCGAAGGGCCCGTGACCTACCTCGGACTCGGTGTACCGGGTTTCCCCAACGTCTTCAACATCGCCGGGCCGGGCGCCCCTTCGGTGCTGGCCAACATGGTGCTGCACTCCGAGCTGCACCTGAACTGGGTGGCCGATGCGATCGCCTACCTCGACGCGCACGGGGCTGCGGCGATCGAGGCCCGCGAGGACGCCGCCGCCGAGTGGGTGGCCGAATGCACCCGTCGTGCTGCAGAAACCCTCATGCCACAAGCGAATTCGTGGTACCTGGGCGCGAACATCCCGGGTAAGCCGCGGGTGTTCATGCCCTTCGTCGGAGGGTTCGGCGTGTACGGCGAGATCATCGCCGACGTCGCGGCCGCCGGCTACAAGGGCTTCGACATCCACCAGGACCTGACCGGATAG
- a CDS encoding RNA polymerase sigma factor: MAATKASPATDEPVKRTATKTPAKKAPAKRAAKSTAAKAEGGTATKRAPAKKAPAKKATKAAAGKPEDVNDDLDTADDLEAGPGEDLDVDDTDLELDDDLDTDDEVEESDEDDDDEDEAEDAKDGKAAAPAAGKTAKGDEEHPEPSEKDKASGDFVWDEEESEALRQARKDAELTASADSVRAYLKQIGKVALLNAEEEVELAKRIEAGLFATQKMAEFAEKGEKLTTQVRRDYQWICRDGDRAKNHLLEANLRLVVSLAKRYTGRGMAFLDLIQEGNLGLIRAVEKFDYTKGYKFSTYATWWIRQAITRAMADQARTIRIPVHMVEVINKLGRIQRELLQDLGREPTPEELAKEMDITPEKVLEIQQYAREPISLDQTIGDEGDSQLGDFIEDSEAVVAVDAVSFTLLQDQLQSVLETLSEREAGVVRLRFGLTDGQPRTLDEIGQVYGVTRERIRQIESKTMSKLRHPSRSQVLRDYLD; encoded by the coding sequence GTGGCAGCGACAAAGGCAAGCCCGGCGACCGACGAGCCGGTGAAGCGCACCGCTACCAAGACTCCCGCCAAGAAGGCCCCGGCCAAGCGGGCAGCCAAGAGCACCGCGGCCAAGGCCGAGGGCGGCACCGCCACCAAGCGCGCCCCCGCCAAGAAGGCGCCCGCCAAGAAGGCCACCAAGGCCGCGGCGGGCAAGCCCGAGGACGTCAACGACGACCTGGATACCGCCGACGACCTGGAAGCAGGCCCGGGCGAGGATCTCGACGTCGACGACACCGACCTCGAACTCGACGATGACCTCGACACCGATGACGAGGTCGAGGAGTCCGACGAGGACGACGACGACGAGGACGAAGCCGAGGACGCCAAGGACGGGAAGGCCGCCGCACCGGCTGCCGGCAAGACCGCCAAGGGCGATGAGGAACATCCGGAGCCGTCCGAGAAGGACAAGGCCTCCGGGGACTTCGTCTGGGATGAGGAAGAGTCCGAGGCGCTGCGGCAGGCCCGTAAAGACGCCGAGCTGACGGCCTCGGCCGACTCGGTCCGTGCCTACCTCAAGCAGATCGGCAAGGTCGCTCTGCTCAATGCGGAGGAAGAGGTCGAGCTCGCCAAGCGCATCGAGGCCGGGCTCTTCGCCACCCAGAAGATGGCAGAGTTCGCCGAGAAGGGCGAGAAGCTCACCACGCAGGTGCGGCGCGACTACCAGTGGATCTGCCGCGACGGTGATCGCGCGAAAAACCATCTGCTGGAAGCCAACCTGCGTCTGGTGGTGTCGTTGGCCAAGCGCTACACGGGCCGCGGCATGGCGTTCCTCGACCTGATCCAGGAAGGCAACCTGGGCCTGATCCGCGCGGTCGAGAAGTTCGACTACACCAAGGGCTACAAGTTCTCCACGTACGCCACCTGGTGGATCCGTCAGGCCATCACCCGCGCCATGGCCGACCAGGCCCGCACCATCCGCATTCCGGTGCACATGGTCGAGGTCATCAACAAGCTGGGTCGCATCCAGCGCGAGCTGCTGCAGGACCTGGGCCGCGAGCCCACCCCTGAAGAGCTGGCCAAGGAAATGGACATCACGCCGGAGAAGGTGCTGGAGATCCAGCAGTACGCGCGTGAGCCCATTTCGCTGGACCAGACCATCGGCGACGAGGGCGACAGCCAACTCGGTGACTTCATCGAGGATTCCGAAGCGGTGGTGGCCGTCGACGCCGTGTCCTTCACGTTGCTTCAGGATCAGCTGCAGTCCGTGCTGGAGACACTGTCCGAGCGCGAGGCGGGCGTGGTCCGGCTGCGGTTCGGCCTCACCGACGGCCAGCCGCGCACGCTCGACGAGATCGGCCAGGTCTACGGCGTGACGCGCGAGCGCATCCGTCAGATCGAATCGAAGACCATGAGCAAGCTGCGCCACCCGTCGCGCTCACAGGTGCTGCGCGACTACCTGGACTGA
- a CDS encoding IclR family transcriptional regulator — protein sequence MPASTSSSAARPRAEQGEAAVSMVDRVALILNSFDEPGKHLRLDQIAGRTGLPRSSVHRILKQLHSAGLLRHRPDGYSLAASPLPVTRMIDHSQLRSVASPTLSRLHADTGLVVHLGVLFGGDVVYLDKVAGRNSAVVPTRVAGHTPAHASALGKTMLAELPAEEVDAILGPRLTRSTRSTISDLETLHRELARIRSRHGLAYDNEELAIGLTSVAAPLRSADGEVAGLSLTGAVPLHRLQRTAPFVIRAARHISEQLGSQQPTARDAAAAAPSQAQATDNLLSRVLRTLTSDAWV from the coding sequence GTGCCTGCATCCACCAGTAGCTCGGCAGCACGACCACGCGCCGAACAGGGCGAGGCGGCCGTTTCGATGGTGGATCGCGTCGCCCTGATCCTGAACTCGTTCGACGAACCCGGCAAACATCTGCGGTTGGACCAGATCGCCGGGCGCACCGGGCTACCGCGCTCTTCCGTGCATCGCATCCTCAAACAGCTGCACAGCGCCGGTCTCCTGCGACACCGCCCCGACGGGTACTCCCTGGCCGCCTCCCCGCTGCCGGTGACGAGGATGATCGATCACTCGCAGCTGCGCAGCGTGGCATCGCCGACCCTGTCCCGGCTGCATGCCGACACCGGACTGGTGGTTCACCTCGGCGTGCTCTTCGGTGGTGACGTCGTCTACCTCGACAAGGTGGCCGGACGCAACAGCGCGGTCGTGCCCACCCGTGTCGCGGGCCATACGCCCGCGCACGCCAGCGCCCTGGGCAAGACCATGCTGGCCGAGCTTCCCGCCGAGGAGGTCGACGCCATCCTGGGACCACGTCTGACCCGGTCCACCCGGTCGACCATCAGCGACCTGGAGACCCTGCACCGAGAACTCGCGCGGATCCGGTCCCGTCACGGGCTCGCCTACGACAACGAAGAACTGGCCATCGGTCTGACCAGCGTGGCGGCACCGCTGCGCTCCGCCGACGGCGAGGTCGCGGGACTGTCGCTGACCGGCGCGGTGCCGTTGCATCGCCTGCAGCGCACCGCCCCGTTCGTGATCCGGGCGGCCCGGCACATATCGGAGCAACTCGGCTCCCAGCAACCCACTGCACGTGACGCCGCCGCGGCGGCACCGTCGCAGGCGCAGGCCACCGACAACCTGCTGTCCCGCGTGCTACGCACGCTGACATCCGACGCCTGGGTCTGA
- a CDS encoding acyl-CoA dehydrogenase family protein, translating to MTQNVRGAVRQALPAIAAAAADVDRTGAVDPSVITDLHDAGFFAMLRPKAFGGMEADPAEYLAATRDLSAACTSTGWLAGWLGVNTWHLSLFDERAQRDVWGQDPRTLLCESYAPTGRLERVGDEFRLSGRWNRCTGIQHASWLMAAAVLVGEDGAAQDFLVALVPRADFVVETSWNSVGLRGIGAHDVVVSGAVVPRYRTFGWVSGEQLGRLAPLYRLPQPTMYTHTGTVPLLGAAENILAALQPRAASSVDPVAMACSDLALSVAQMERNLGDLLDSARADLAPDSDLVLRSRRDQVLATERAVAAIRTFIAHSDGREAGNPLVERVWRDVQTARTHVASNVQQVLALVGRHSFGMEIDEILW from the coding sequence ATGACGCAGAATGTGCGCGGCGCAGTGCGCCAGGCACTGCCGGCCATCGCCGCGGCGGCAGCCGATGTCGACCGTACCGGGGCCGTCGACCCCTCGGTGATCACCGACCTGCACGATGCCGGCTTCTTTGCGATGCTGCGGCCCAAGGCGTTCGGCGGCATGGAAGCCGATCCCGCCGAGTATCTGGCGGCCACCCGCGACCTGTCTGCGGCATGTACCTCCACGGGCTGGCTGGCCGGATGGCTGGGCGTCAACACCTGGCATCTGTCACTGTTCGACGAGCGTGCCCAGCGAGACGTGTGGGGGCAGGATCCGCGGACTCTGCTGTGCGAGTCGTACGCCCCGACAGGCCGGCTCGAGCGGGTCGGTGACGAATTCCGGCTGTCCGGCAGGTGGAACCGCTGCACGGGAATCCAGCACGCGTCGTGGCTCATGGCCGCGGCGGTGCTGGTCGGCGAGGACGGAGCGGCACAGGATTTTCTGGTGGCGCTCGTGCCGCGAGCCGACTTCGTCGTGGAAACGAGTTGGAACAGCGTCGGATTGCGCGGCATCGGCGCTCACGACGTCGTGGTCTCCGGAGCCGTGGTGCCGCGGTACCGAACGTTCGGGTGGGTCAGCGGTGAGCAGCTCGGCAGATTGGCTCCGCTGTACCGGCTGCCGCAGCCGACCATGTACACCCACACCGGCACCGTGCCTCTGCTCGGCGCGGCGGAGAACATCCTGGCAGCGTTGCAGCCGAGGGCCGCTTCTTCGGTGGATCCGGTGGCCATGGCATGCAGTGATCTCGCGCTGTCGGTCGCCCAGATGGAACGCAATCTCGGTGATCTGCTCGACTCTGCGCGGGCTGACCTGGCGCCGGACAGCGACCTGGTGCTGCGGTCACGACGAGATCAGGTCTTGGCCACCGAACGTGCCGTCGCCGCGATCCGGACGTTCATCGCACATTCGGATGGCCGCGAGGCCGGAAACCCGTTGGTGGAACGGGTGTGGCGGGACGTCCAGACCGCACGGACGCATGTCGCCAGCAACGTGCAGCAGGTGCTGGCGCTCGTGGGGCGCCACTCGTTCGGTATGGAGATCGACGAAATCCTCTGGTAA
- a CDS encoding alpha/beta hydrolase, producing the protein MKVDPEVAALLPVLNTGFPAVETMSGPEARAAVRSRYTPPLQPQRIGSVQDRSIPGPHGRIPVRIYRPEAPSGVPAPMVVFAHGGGFVFCDLDTHDDLCRSLSAGIGAVVISVDYRLAPESPWPAAADDVYGAVCWAARCADELDGDATKIVVAGDSAGGNLAAVTALLARDLGGPDVACQALLYPVIAADFGTESYLRFATGFYNTRAAMEWYWDQYVPDTRDRAHPPAAPIHADLCGLPPAVVVTAGLDPLNSEGEDYAEALAAEGVPVVHRNYAGAIHGFMTMPSLTLAVTARQQVCEDIRTVLDRYPVRSWWMSKPL; encoded by the coding sequence ATGAAAGTCGATCCAGAGGTCGCGGCACTGCTGCCCGTGCTCAACACCGGTTTCCCGGCGGTCGAAACGATGAGCGGACCCGAGGCCAGAGCCGCTGTGCGGTCCCGGTACACGCCGCCGCTGCAGCCCCAACGGATCGGGTCGGTGCAAGACCGCTCGATACCGGGACCACATGGCCGGATACCCGTCCGGATCTATCGGCCGGAAGCGCCGTCCGGCGTCCCGGCACCGATGGTGGTGTTCGCTCACGGCGGGGGGTTCGTGTTCTGCGATCTCGACACGCACGACGACCTGTGCCGATCCCTGTCCGCCGGAATCGGCGCGGTGGTGATTTCCGTCGACTACCGGCTGGCGCCGGAGTCGCCGTGGCCGGCAGCCGCCGACGACGTGTACGGCGCAGTGTGCTGGGCCGCTCGGTGTGCCGACGAGCTCGATGGTGACGCGACGAAGATCGTCGTCGCAGGCGACAGTGCCGGCGGTAATCTCGCGGCGGTGACCGCTTTGCTCGCCCGCGATCTCGGCGGTCCCGACGTGGCGTGCCAGGCGCTGCTCTATCCGGTGATCGCCGCGGACTTCGGCACCGAGTCATACCTGAGGTTCGCGACGGGGTTCTACAACACCAGGGCCGCCATGGAGTGGTACTGGGACCAGTACGTGCCCGACACCCGTGACCGTGCACATCCCCCTGCCGCGCCGATTCACGCCGACCTCTGCGGGCTGCCGCCGGCGGTGGTCGTCACCGCGGGCCTCGACCCGCTGAACAGCGAGGGTGAAGATTATGCCGAAGCGCTTGCCGCCGAAGGGGTTCCGGTGGTTCACCGCAATTATGCCGGTGCCATTCACGGATTCATGACAATGCCGTCGCTGACATTGGCCGTGACGGCCAGACAACAGGTGTGCGAGGACATCCGCACCGTCCTGGACCGCTATCCGGTCAGGTCCTGGTGGATGTCGAAGCCCTTGTAG
- a CDS encoding SDR family oxidoreductase translates to MQADSDSLSDVVAIVTGGARGLGASFAQHIVARGGKVVISDVLDDEGSALAAELGSAARYVHLDVTDAGQWKSAVELALGEFGKLNGLVNNAGISTGQFIEHEPLDHFRTVLEVNLVGVFNGLQAVIAPMRAAGGGSIVNISSAAGLMGLALTAGYGASKWGVRGLSKIAAVELGTDRIRVNSVHPGMTYTPMTAQVGITPGEGNYPNTPMGRVGEADEISGAVCYLLSGAASYVTGAEIAVDGGWTAGPTVKYVMGQ, encoded by the coding sequence ATGCAAGCAGATTCAGACAGTTTGTCGGATGTCGTCGCAATCGTGACCGGTGGCGCTCGTGGCCTCGGCGCGTCCTTCGCCCAGCACATCGTCGCGCGCGGCGGCAAGGTGGTGATCTCGGACGTACTGGATGACGAAGGTTCCGCGCTGGCCGCCGAGCTGGGCAGCGCCGCACGCTACGTCCACCTCGACGTGACCGACGCCGGGCAGTGGAAATCCGCGGTCGAACTCGCGCTGGGCGAGTTCGGCAAGCTGAACGGCCTGGTGAACAATGCCGGCATCTCCACCGGCCAGTTCATCGAACATGAACCGCTCGACCACTTCCGCACGGTGCTCGAGGTGAACCTGGTCGGGGTCTTCAACGGACTGCAGGCAGTCATCGCCCCGATGCGCGCCGCCGGCGGCGGCTCGATCGTCAACATCTCGTCGGCAGCCGGCCTGATGGGGCTGGCGCTGACGGCCGGCTACGGCGCCTCCAAGTGGGGCGTGCGCGGGTTGAGCAAGATCGCCGCCGTGGAGCTGGGCACCGACCGCATCCGGGTGAACTCGGTACATCCGGGCATGACGTACACCCCGATGACCGCACAGGTCGGCATCACCCCCGGCGAGGGAAATTACCCCAACACACCGATGGGCCGCGTCGGCGAAGCCGACGAGATCTCCGGCGCAGTCTGCTACCTGTTGTCCGGAGCTGCCAGCTATGTCACCGGCGCTGAGATCGCCGTCGACGGTGGCTGGACAGCCGGACCGACCGTGAAATACGTGATGGGACAGTGA
- a CDS encoding wax ester/triacylglycerol synthase family O-acyltransferase gives MRRLKGEDNSFLAWESSVQPQHTMKAVVLDPSQVSEPLTFDRVKSAVQGWVDHVEPMQWQLLSPRVGFGRPWWVARPQIDIDHHVQRTTAPAPGGDEELAATIGEIFEVALDRDRPAWQLWYVEGLKDGRIALVLKIHHAVADGTASLRLLETLYSADPATPLPRPARTPLRNEQRPAPWVWWPLVLRHQIAALARFPSIITRTAAVTGVIRRRQKAGKPGYAEAFAAPAMPFNEPFSASRRFAYRRCDVTEIKRVSKAFGVTINDVFLTICGGALRDYLAESGRATDESMTAVVPVSMRPDETEAEWGNKVARWNVDLATHIADPVQRLAAVASATRAAREVQAERDAWLQHDWMEYWPLFWLYSRVLPILGAKMKRRPMFSLIASNMRGPQRTLYWGGAPIEQLISSGPIVFPMGLNFTGWSYRDEMAICVLTCGDQVSDPYGIADRVPQVLAELSARAGSADGGRLDDTDRQAVSG, from the coding sequence ATGCGGCGTTTGAAGGGCGAGGACAACAGCTTCCTGGCATGGGAGAGCTCGGTCCAACCGCAACATACGATGAAGGCCGTCGTTCTGGATCCGAGCCAGGTTTCGGAGCCGCTCACGTTCGACCGGGTCAAGAGCGCCGTGCAGGGCTGGGTCGACCACGTCGAGCCGATGCAGTGGCAGTTGCTGTCCCCACGGGTGGGTTTCGGCCGGCCGTGGTGGGTGGCGCGCCCGCAGATCGACATCGACCATCACGTCCAGCGGACCACAGCGCCCGCGCCAGGCGGTGACGAGGAACTCGCCGCGACCATCGGTGAGATCTTCGAGGTGGCGCTGGACCGCGACCGTCCGGCCTGGCAGCTGTGGTACGTCGAAGGTCTCAAGGACGGCCGCATCGCCCTGGTACTCAAGATCCACCACGCCGTCGCAGACGGTACCGCGTCGCTGCGCCTGCTCGAAACCCTCTACAGCGCCGACCCGGCCACGCCGCTCCCACGGCCGGCGCGGACGCCGCTACGCAACGAGCAGCGGCCTGCGCCGTGGGTCTGGTGGCCGCTTGTGCTCCGTCATCAGATTGCCGCGCTGGCCCGTTTCCCCAGCATCATCACCCGCACGGCAGCAGTCACCGGTGTGATCCGTCGCCGCCAGAAGGCCGGAAAGCCAGGCTACGCAGAAGCTTTCGCCGCGCCGGCGATGCCGTTCAACGAACCGTTCTCGGCCAGCCGGCGATTCGCCTACCGGCGTTGCGACGTCACAGAGATCAAGCGCGTGTCGAAGGCGTTCGGCGTCACCATCAACGACGTGTTCCTGACCATCTGCGGCGGTGCCCTTCGTGACTACCTGGCCGAGAGCGGGCGGGCCACGGACGAGAGCATGACCGCTGTCGTGCCGGTCTCGATGCGCCCGGACGAAACCGAGGCCGAGTGGGGCAACAAGGTGGCGCGATGGAACGTCGACCTGGCCACCCACATCGCCGACCCGGTCCAGCGCCTGGCGGCCGTCGCATCGGCAACCCGGGCCGCGCGCGAGGTACAGGCCGAGCGGGATGCCTGGCTGCAGCACGACTGGATGGAGTACTGGCCGCTGTTCTGGTTGTACTCGCGCGTGCTGCCGATCCTGGGCGCCAAGATGAAGCGTCGTCCGATGTTCAGCCTGATCGCGTCCAACATGCGCGGCCCGCAGCGAACGCTGTACTGGGGTGGTGCGCCGATCGAACAGCTGATCTCCTCGGGGCCGATCGTGTTCCCGATGGGCTTGAACTTCACCGGGTGGAGCTACCGCGACGAGATGGCGATCTGCGTGCTCACCTGTGGTGACCAGGTATCGGACCCGTACGGTATCGCCGACCGCGTGCCGCAGGTCCTGGCCGAATTGTCCGCGCGGGCAGGGTCAGCCGACGGCGGGCGTCTCGACGACACGGACCGTCAGGCGGTATCCGGCTAG
- a CDS encoding SDR family NAD(P)-dependent oxidoreductase, with protein MKRLENRRILVTGAGSGIGQATALRLLDEGAAVVGADISTDGLDATSRRAQEAGTADRFTASTMDIGDESSVVDGVRTAVEALSGLDSVVNAAGMLRAVHTHEMTLAAWNQIIGVNLTGTFLVIREALPALLENPQSVIVNFSSTSAAFAHPYMAAYAASKGGIQSMTHALALEYGKQGLRAVSVAPGSIKSGITDATPGLVPADSDWSLFAKLSPIMPTTLASGGAGMGDPSAVAGVIAMLVSDDGAFISGTEIRIDGGTHA; from the coding sequence ATGAAGAGACTTGAGAACCGCCGAATCCTGGTGACCGGCGCGGGTTCCGGAATCGGACAGGCTACGGCGCTGCGACTGCTCGACGAAGGCGCCGCGGTGGTGGGTGCCGACATTTCGACCGACGGCCTCGACGCCACCAGTCGGCGCGCACAGGAGGCAGGCACTGCTGACAGGTTCACGGCGTCGACGATGGACATCGGCGACGAGTCATCGGTGGTCGACGGCGTGCGCACCGCGGTCGAGGCACTCAGCGGCCTCGACTCGGTGGTCAACGCGGCAGGCATGCTGCGCGCGGTGCACACCCACGAGATGACACTGGCGGCATGGAATCAGATCATCGGTGTCAATCTCACCGGAACCTTCCTGGTGATCCGCGAGGCGCTGCCGGCGCTCCTGGAGAATCCGCAGAGCGTCATCGTGAACTTCAGCTCGACCTCGGCGGCGTTCGCCCACCCCTACATGGCTGCCTATGCGGCCAGCAAGGGTGGTATCCAGTCGATGACCCATGCGCTCGCGCTGGAGTACGGCAAGCAGGGCCTGCGGGCCGTCAGTGTGGCGCCGGGCAGTATCAAGTCCGGAATCACCGATGCCACACCGGGACTCGTTCCGGCCGACAGCGACTGGTCGTTGTTCGCGAAGCTGTCGCCGATCATGCCGACCACGCTGGCCTCCGGTGGCGCCGGGATGGGTGATCCGTCTGCGGTCGCCGGGGTGATCGCCATGCTGGTGTCCGACGACGGTGCGTTCATCAGCGGCACCGAGATCCGCATCGACGGCGGTACCCACGCCTGA